The genomic segment AAAAAGCGCGGGAGAGCTTTCCAATAAAAGAAAGTCTCCCGCGCTTTTTTGTCGCGGACATTCCATGCCCTGACCTCACGTCATCGGGCACCCCTCGCCGAGAGGCGACATGGGATTCCAAAGGCCCTCGGCCTTTGGCAGGTCCAGGACAGCGTCCTGGTCTCTCCGAAGGAGACCGCCGGTAGGCACTCCCTCCCCAACCTTACACTTCCAACCAGTTCAACCGCCCCCGACTCATATGGGATTTTCATCCTCGTCGGACTCGCTGCAAAACTCGAAAAGGACCTCCAAAAAACACTTGAGAGCTGGGGATTTGTCGTTTTTGCGCCACACGAGTTTGAGGGGGGTATTGTGAACTTCGCCCTGAAAATCGAAAGGGACCATCCGAACGCCATGGGGAAGCACCGCGCGCATCCGTTCCGGGACAAATCCGATTCCCATGCCTGCGGCAATGAGTGAAAGCTTGGTCTGATGCGTTTTGGCTTCTTGGACAATGCGGGGCTGCACACCATATTTGTAATATCGGCCGATCGCCCGATCATACGCATCGGGATAATGCTCTCGGGAAAACATGATGAACGGTTCCTTGTCGATATCCTTGTATCCCGCGAGGGATTTGGTTGCCAGAGGATGGTCGGAATGAACCGCAAGGAAATACCGATCCGCCATGAACGTCTTGGCCTTGAGATGGTAATGATTGGCGTAACAATAATGAGAAAACCCGACATCGAGATCGCCGGCCCGCAAGGCGTTGTTCTGGTCAGAGGACTGCATCTCTCTGATATCCAACATGATACCGGGATATTTCTTACGAAACGCAGTCACTCCCTTGAAAAAATCTGTGTGCAGACCGGAACTGAGAAATCCGACACGTAACTTGCCGATAAGCCCGTCGGCCATCATGTGCATTTTCTCGATTCCCCCTTCGAGGGTCGCAAGGGTATCGCGGGCAATGGCCAAAAACATGCTTCCTTCATCGGTCAAAGACACCTTGCGACTGGTCCGCTCAAGGAGCATGACCCCCAGCTCCTCTTCGAGCCGCTTTATCTGCTGAGAAAGCGGGGGCTGCGCAATGTGACACCGCTCGGCGGCCCGACCAAAATGCAATTCCTCTGCCACTGCGATAAAATACCTGAGTTGTCTGAGTTCCATGATTAAGAGCTACAACATATCAATCGTGGTGTAAATATATATTGGACATATTGATAGCTCCTTTTTTATCGTTGAAACAAACTGAAGGGAGCATCCAATGCACAGGAATTCAAAATTTGAACGGCGTCTTTTGTGGGGAATAATGATAGTTCTACTCAGTGCGGGGATCGGATCGGCAAATCAGACCACCGGGGACACAGCGGTACGCATATGTCCAAATGGAGCGTCTCCGATGGACATGGTGATGGATAAGAAACACACCGTGTATACGGCCTGCGCTCAAACAGGTGAGATATTCTGTTCGACATTTGGCGGGAAGACCGTCCTGTATGCAACGGTGGACGAAACCGCGACGGCACTGGCTGTGGATCATGAACGGATCGTGTATGTCGGAACGCAATCAGGACGAATATTCGCGGTGCGTTTGGATGGCCGGATAGACGAGGTATATCGCGGCACACAACGTATTGTCGGGATAGGGATAGACAGGGATGCGGGTCTGCATATCGCAATGGAAGATGGCACACTGGTGCGGGTGCCCGCAAAAAAACGGCTGGACAGCCAACCGTAATCAGAAATTGAGGGTGTGGACCTTCTTGGCGGTTCGACCTTTGCCACCGGACTGTTTGGTGGAACTGAATATTTTTGGCTCGGCCATCTTCATGAGCTTCGCCGCTTCAGCGTTGAGTGGATTTCGATCCAATGCCGATTTGGCATTGTTGTAGACATCTCCCCATTCGCGTTGGGCAAGATGCAATTTGGCCAGCCTCAAATACAGACTTTCACTCGGCCCGAGCCAACGCATGGCGTCCTTGGTGGCGGCAATGGCCTTCATGGTCTCGTGCATTCCTTCATAACTCAGGATCAAGGCGTTGTGGGCACGGGCGTCGTTGTTCTGTGTCTCCAGGGCCTTGAGCAGATACGGCACGGCCTCGGAGAACATGCCGGACATCGCCATCCTGTTGCCGATATCAGAATTGATACCGTCGATATCCTGAAAATATTCGGAAATCTTCGAATACAATTTGCGCGCTTCAAGCTGATGGCCGGACTGAGCCAGATTGGCGGCCTTGATGAGATTGTCATCCAAGACGCTCAATCGTTTCCGAATCTTGGCCACACGGGCCTTTTCCATGGCTTCCCCAAGCTTCTTATGAAGCCGCATCAACGTCTGATAAAAGGCTTTCTCCTTGCCTTTTTCATACTTCAGTCCTTTGGGGAAAAGCTTTTGCATCATCTTCATCTTGTTCAGATCACGCAGAGCCTCATCCAAATGGGCATGAATCTCGAACTTTTCCGCCCCAAAGACCTGACGGGTCATCAGTCCTCGTATCGCATTTGCCAAACAGCGAAGAGTCCGTAAATAATCACTTTTCTTGGCGTATGCACGGGCACGGGCAATGTCTTCCCGAATTTCCTTGGCAGTCATCTTCACCCCTGAAAAAAACATCGATTTCTCTATCAAATACACTGAGATTCTTACTGAAAGTACTACACGCTCCACATTTTATCAAGCAAGGCCGATGCGACCTTCTTTTTTTTACCGCAGCGTGCCTCCTCAAGGAGTTGACGCACCGTATACGCCCACGCTAGCCTCTTCCATTATATATCGTATCAAGAAGCCTTTCGGAGTTACTTGTGAACAGTTATCTCGTTATTATCGTGGCGTCTCTCATCGTGGCATGGCTGCTCGGCATTCTTTCCAATACCATGAACACACGGGCGTTAACGCCTTCTCTGCCCGAAGAATTCAGTGATGTTTTTGACGCGGAAAAATACCGCCAATCACAAGCGTATACCCGGGCCTCAATGCGCTTTGCCTCCTGGAACGACACATACACCACAGCCATTGTGCTGCTCTTCATCTGGGGCGGAGGATTCCACCTGCTGGATCAGGCGGTCCGTGCGCTTGATCTCTCCGCATTGTCCACGGGTCTCGTGTATATCGGTGCCCTTGCCCTGGCCAGCGGCATCCTGAATCTCCCCTTTGAAACATACCACACTTTCGTGCTCGAAAAAACATTCGGCTTCAATACCACCTCATTGGGCACATTCGTGATGG from the Pseudodesulfovibrio sp. JC047 genome contains:
- a CDS encoding LysR family transcriptional regulator yields the protein MELRQLRYFIAVAEELHFGRAAERCHIAQPPLSQQIKRLEEELGVMLLERTSRKVSLTDEGSMFLAIARDTLATLEGGIEKMHMMADGLIGKLRVGFLSSGLHTDFFKGVTAFRKKYPGIMLDIREMQSSDQNNALRAGDLDVGFSHYCYANHYHLKAKTFMADRYFLAVHSDHPLATKSLAGYKDIDKEPFIMFSREHYPDAYDRAIGRYYKYGVQPRIVQEAKTHQTKLSLIAAGMGIGFVPERMRAVLPHGVRMVPFDFQGEVHNTPLKLVWRKNDKSPALKCFLEVLFEFCSESDEDENPI